From one Haloferax marinisediminis genomic stretch:
- a CDS encoding cupin domain-containing protein, producing MDLPRTITSPVTGGRREFLKLPEETDGAYLQFETTLQAQTPGPPMHYHPTATEQFEIRAGSLYVTIDGDDDVLGRGKTVVVPARTPHTFRIGPLGVRIIVTVTPPGRFAEFLVSEYALMHAGKLENWSDGDILAVAPWLHEFRDVTRPASPIQYVIWMLAPVGRAFGNPPVPAYPVGDERETGETAETAE from the coding sequence ATGGATCTCCCAAGAACGATAACGAGTCCAGTCACCGGTGGACGGCGCGAGTTTCTGAAACTCCCGGAGGAAACAGACGGCGCGTATCTGCAGTTCGAGACGACGTTGCAAGCGCAGACACCAGGTCCGCCGATGCACTATCACCCGACGGCGACAGAGCAGTTCGAGATTCGAGCAGGGTCACTGTACGTCACCATCGACGGCGACGACGACGTTCTCGGGAGGGGTAAGACAGTCGTCGTTCCTGCACGAACACCGCACACGTTTCGCATCGGCCCTCTCGGCGTGCGAATCATCGTGACGGTCACCCCGCCGGGTCGATTCGCGGAGTTCCTCGTGAGTGAGTACGCGCTGATGCACGCCGGGAAACTCGAGAACTGGAGCGATGGTGACATCCTCGCCGTCGCACCGTGGCTCCACGAGTTTCGAGACGTGACGCGACCAGCCAGTCCGATACAGTACGTCATCTGGATGCTCGCACCAGTCGGACGCGCGTTCGGGAACCCGCCGGTACCAGCGTATCCGGTCGGCGACGAGAGAGAAACAGGGGAGACAGCCGAAACAGCGGAGTGA
- a CDS encoding ABC transporter ATP-binding protein encodes MTVPAINIEGLTKFYGDVRGIEELDLTVPEGELFGFLGPNGAGKSTTIRLLLGFLTPTAGTASILGVPIDDRDAFLGVRDQIGHIPGDPQFYDDVTGRKTLDYLASLSGDERRDELLERFPVPLDRPVRGYSRGNRQKLAIVQAFMHEPRLVVMDEPTSGLDPLVQQEFYDFLREERDRGVSVFFSTHILSEVRQVCDQVGIIRNGRLVAVEHIDDLLERSGKVVTLQSPDAIDLADFDFDETIDARLEPDGSLRLVISGNYDGLVDALEAYRIDDLEVRETAIEDVFMHFYDADEDESEEAGETDLPEEVADA; translated from the coding sequence ATGACTGTCCCCGCCATCAACATCGAAGGGTTGACCAAATTTTACGGGGACGTTCGCGGCATCGAAGAACTCGACCTCACGGTTCCCGAGGGCGAGCTGTTCGGCTTTCTCGGGCCGAACGGGGCCGGGAAGTCGACGACGATCCGACTTCTCTTGGGATTTCTCACGCCGACTGCTGGAACCGCGAGCATTCTCGGCGTCCCAATCGACGACCGGGACGCCTTCCTCGGCGTTCGTGACCAGATTGGGCACATCCCCGGAGACCCCCAGTTCTACGACGACGTGACGGGCCGGAAGACCCTCGACTACCTTGCGAGTCTCTCCGGTGACGAACGACGCGACGAACTCCTCGAACGCTTTCCGGTTCCACTCGACCGCCCAGTTCGAGGCTACTCACGAGGGAACCGACAGAAACTCGCCATCGTCCAGGCGTTCATGCACGAACCGCGCCTCGTCGTGATGGACGAACCCACGTCCGGGTTGGACCCGCTGGTCCAACAGGAGTTCTACGACTTCCTCCGCGAGGAGCGTGACCGGGGTGTCTCGGTGTTCTTTTCGACCCACATCCTCAGCGAGGTTCGGCAGGTGTGCGACCAGGTCGGCATCATCAGAAACGGCCGACTCGTCGCCGTCGAACACATCGACGACCTCCTCGAACGGAGTGGGAAGGTCGTCACGCTCCAGTCGCCCGACGCCATCGACCTCGCCGACTTCGACTTCGACGAGACCATCGACGCGAGACTCGAACCCGACGGCTCACTTCGCCTCGTCATCTCGGGGAACTACGACGGCCTCGTGGACGCACTCGAAGCCTATCGTATCGACGACCTCGAAGTGCGCGAGACGGCCATCGAAGACGTGTTCATGCACTTCTACGACGCCGACGAGGACGAGAGCGAGGAGGCTGGAGAGACAGACCTGCCCGAAGAGGTCGCCGATGCGTGA
- a CDS encoding ABC transporter permease subunit, whose protein sequence is MRELDIALFEFDQRRRGILIVTALLVATVGLTIAVFPSFGEADVDFNELLESYPEEFRTAFVGSVTDISSLEGYLVIELYQLVWLLIVGSYFAYAAGSLIAGEVDRKSIEFVLVRPISRTRFVIGKFLAMLPAIALVNIVVFASVILGAGLIDEEIRVSRLVLVHAVGALYLVDCVAVGLLASAFFQRVRRAQGAAIGVIFGTFLLDSLTTDTDYEFLGSLSLTRYIDPGELLVAGDVDWGGVAVLFVTACVLVVLAAEVFERRDLS, encoded by the coding sequence ATGCGTGAACTCGACATCGCGTTGTTCGAGTTCGACCAGCGCCGGCGCGGGATTCTCATCGTCACCGCGCTACTCGTCGCGACAGTCGGTCTCACCATCGCCGTGTTCCCCTCGTTCGGGGAGGCAGACGTCGATTTCAACGAACTGCTGGAGTCGTATCCCGAAGAGTTCAGAACGGCGTTCGTCGGGAGCGTCACCGACATCTCGTCGCTCGAAGGCTACCTCGTCATCGAACTCTACCAACTCGTCTGGTTGCTCATCGTCGGGAGTTACTTCGCCTACGCCGCAGGGTCGCTCATCGCCGGTGAGGTCGACCGCAAGTCGATCGAGTTCGTCCTCGTCCGCCCCATCTCTCGAACCCGGTTCGTCATCGGCAAGTTCCTCGCGATGCTCCCGGCAATCGCACTCGTCAATATCGTCGTCTTCGCATCCGTTATCCTCGGTGCTGGCCTCATCGACGAGGAGATTCGGGTGTCTCGGCTCGTCTTGGTCCACGCGGTTGGCGCGCTCTACCTCGTGGACTGCGTCGCCGTCGGCCTGCTCGCATCGGCGTTCTTCCAACGAGTCCGCCGGGCCCAAGGCGCCGCCATCGGCGTCATCTTCGGAACGTTCCTCCTCGACTCGCTGACGACGGACACCGACTACGAGTTCCTCGGGTCGCTCTCGCTCACGCGCTACATCGACCCCGGCGAACTCCTCGTTGCTGGCGACGTCGACTGGGGTGGCGTGGCCGTCCTCTTCGTCACTGCGTGTGTCCTCGTGGTGCTCGCCGCCGAGGTGTTCGAGCGCCGCGACCTGTCGTAG
- a CDS encoding COG1361 S-layer family protein, translating to MIRRTRRLSAALLATLLVLSALLGATGSAATATRVSGSPDLTLVAPENRLVAGSETVVEVFVVNTGTVTDDGPEQYEALVQTARALTFEAESEGPITVASGEIPVGTVPEGVSGPVSLRLRVAEGAKPGTYEIPVKFSYDYTSSVFIDGESVQTTHRSRTITRDLEVVVERRPAFDVEAVDSELAVGDTGTIALNVTNVGPVDAEDATVTVTSTDPEISFGDGVPTAESFVGDWEAGETQRVEFRTRVADDAIVRNYSVDVTVTYRDEDGQERTSRTLVAGVSPTRGATFELVDVDAAVAVGDTGTLTLELQNVGDATATGTTVGIESTDSEITFGAGAPAAEAYVGAWEPGETKRVSFRTRVADDALDRPYSLDVGVTFRNPGGDRKTESLVAGLDPGAGPAFSITVEESDLRVGGVGRVSGTVQNVGESEARDVVLRLDANGTGMTPTDLEVTLGTLGPGESAEYEYAIALAEGTTPGPRRLPFVVEYRPPGDEMRAFDRTDVLATVSARNPAIAVEPRDAVFEVDSNGRLVLAVTNTEDTPQTDVTVRLAAEEPLSSEDAVAFIPRMEAGETRLVVFDLEVSDNAVPKTQAVVVNVSYQDDAGRQLTTGPQQVAVEIIEPSTTFPIIPAAVAILALAGVGYWWYRRR from the coding sequence ATGATTCGACGTACTCGGCGACTGAGCGCTGCACTCCTCGCGACACTGCTCGTGCTGTCGGCTCTCCTCGGAGCGACAGGGAGCGCAGCGACCGCAACACGCGTCTCAGGGAGTCCCGACCTCACGCTCGTCGCACCGGAGAACCGCCTCGTTGCCGGCAGCGAGACGGTCGTCGAGGTGTTCGTCGTCAATACAGGGACCGTCACTGACGACGGTCCCGAGCAGTACGAAGCGCTCGTCCAGACTGCGCGGGCGCTGACGTTCGAAGCGGAGTCGGAAGGACCGATAACGGTCGCCAGTGGTGAGATACCAGTCGGAACCGTCCCCGAGGGCGTCTCCGGGCCGGTGTCACTCAGACTCCGGGTCGCAGAAGGTGCCAAACCGGGAACCTACGAAATCCCAGTCAAGTTCTCCTACGACTACACGTCGTCTGTCTTCATCGATGGCGAGTCTGTCCAGACGACACACCGAAGTCGGACCATCACGCGAGACCTCGAAGTCGTCGTCGAGCGCCGCCCCGCGTTCGACGTCGAGGCGGTCGACTCCGAACTCGCCGTCGGCGACACCGGAACCATCGCGCTCAACGTGACGAACGTCGGCCCCGTCGATGCCGAAGACGCCACCGTGACGGTCACCTCGACCGACCCAGAGATTTCCTTCGGAGATGGCGTGCCGACCGCCGAGAGTTTCGTCGGGGACTGGGAAGCCGGAGAGACCCAGCGCGTCGAGTTCCGGACCCGCGTCGCCGACGACGCCATCGTCCGGAACTACTCGGTGGACGTGACGGTGACGTACCGAGACGAAGACGGACAAGAACGGACCTCTCGTACGCTCGTCGCAGGCGTCAGTCCGACTCGTGGCGCAACCTTCGAACTCGTAGACGTCGATGCGGCCGTCGCCGTCGGAGATACCGGAACACTGACACTCGAACTCCAGAACGTCGGCGACGCGACGGCCACAGGAACCACCGTCGGCATCGAATCGACGGACTCCGAGATTACGTTCGGTGCCGGTGCACCCGCCGCAGAGGCGTACGTCGGCGCGTGGGAACCCGGCGAGACGAAGCGCGTGAGTTTCCGGACGCGTGTCGCCGACGACGCCCTCGACCGTCCCTACTCGCTCGACGTGGGTGTCACGTTCCGCAATCCCGGCGGCGACCGAAAGACCGAGTCGCTCGTCGCCGGCCTCGACCCCGGCGCTGGGCCAGCGTTCAGCATCACCGTCGAAGAGAGTGACCTCCGCGTCGGCGGCGTCGGCCGTGTCTCCGGAACTGTCCAGAACGTCGGTGAGAGCGAGGCCCGTGACGTGGTGCTTCGCCTCGACGCGAACGGAACGGGGATGACACCGACCGACCTCGAAGTCACCCTCGGCACGCTCGGCCCGGGTGAGTCAGCCGAGTACGAGTACGCGATCGCACTCGCCGAAGGGACGACACCCGGACCACGGCGACTCCCGTTCGTCGTCGAGTACCGACCGCCGGGCGACGAGATGCGGGCGTTCGACCGAACCGACGTCCTCGCCACGGTGAGCGCGCGCAATCCCGCGATTGCAGTCGAACCGCGAGATGCGGTGTTCGAAGTCGACTCGAACGGCCGTCTCGTCCTCGCGGTGACGAACACCGAAGACACACCGCAGACTGACGTGACGGTCCGACTCGCCGCCGAAGAACCACTCTCCAGCGAGGACGCCGTGGCGTTCATCCCGCGGATGGAAGCGGGCGAGACGAGACTCGTCGTCTTCGACCTCGAAGTGAGCGACAACGCCGTTCCGAAGACACAGGCCGTCGTCGTCAACGTGAGTTATCAGGACGACGCTGGCCGGCAACTGACAACCGGACCCCAACAGGTCGCTGTCGAAATAATCGAACCGTCGACGACGTTCCCCATCATTCCGGCCGCCGTCGCCATTCTCGCACTCGCCGGCGTTGGCTACTGGTGGTACCGACGGCGGTAA